From a region of the Candidatus Jettenia caeni genome:
- a CDS encoding putative biopolymer transporter protein encodes MEWLLGGGPIMIPLLICSVLSLAVIIERAINLRRNKILKPEIIQTIEAIRNTDDIPFAISKCEVISGPFSNLLRRILINNHLTREEKFIDIQAAGRQETKVLERRLLVLEVITAVAPLLGLLGTVLGLENIFGIISELGLGQAKAFSAGLAEAIRTTVFGLFIAIPSLVAYSYFDKKVDTFVLEMEEYSMYILNKLYPSKEKTKNQ; translated from the coding sequence TTGGAATGGTTATTAGGTGGTGGTCCTATAATGATACCACTATTAATTTGTTCTGTGTTATCCCTCGCAGTAATCATTGAAAGAGCGATTAATCTGCGCAGGAATAAAATATTGAAACCAGAAATCATTCAAACTATAGAAGCAATACGGAATACAGATGATATACCTTTTGCGATTTCTAAGTGTGAGGTAATTTCAGGTCCCTTCTCGAACCTTTTACGTCGAATCCTGATCAATAACCATCTTACACGGGAGGAAAAATTTATTGATATACAGGCTGCCGGGAGACAGGAAACAAAGGTGCTTGAGAGAAGGCTGCTCGTATTAGAGGTTATTACTGCGGTAGCTCCGCTATTAGGACTGCTTGGAACGGTGCTGGGACTGGAAAATATCTTTGGAATTATATCAGAGTTGGGTTTAGGGCAGGCTAAAGCATTTTCTGCAGGACTGGCAGAGGCTATCCGAACTACTGTATTCGGATTGTTTATTGCAATTCCATCCCTGGTTGCTTATAGTTATTTTGATAAAAAAGTAGACACCTTTGTCCTCGAAATGGAAGAATATTCCATGTATATTCTCAATAAACTTTACCCATCTAAAGAAAAAACAAAAAATCAATAA
- a CDS encoding putative biopolymer transporter protein — protein MRFREKRITRSIINLTPMVDMLFLILLFFLVTSSFTEQPNIKLELPSTKYTSTSKLEERILTISRDEKLFFQNEPVERKDLILVLKNAFSKQDDKTLVLRADKNVTYGTVVDIMDAAKGAGLKRIVAPTVLEPEKNP, from the coding sequence ATGCGCTTTCGGGAAAAACGTATTACAAGATCTATCATAAATCTCACCCCAATGGTAGATATGTTGTTTCTGATACTCTTATTTTTTCTGGTCACCTCTAGTTTTACAGAACAACCAAATATTAAACTGGAACTCCCTTCTACTAAATATACATCTACCAGCAAACTCGAAGAAAGAATCTTAACGATTTCCCGGGATGAAAAACTATTTTTTCAAAATGAACCTGTTGAAAGAAAAGACCTTATCTTAGTATTGAAAAACGCCTTTTCCAAACAAGATGACAAAACGCTTGTTCTGCGGGCAGATAAAAATGTCACGTATGGAACAGTTGTTGATATTATGGATGCGGCTAAAGGCGCTGGCTTGAAAAGGATTGTCGCTCCTACCGTCCTCGAACCCGAAAAGAATCCTTAG
- a CDS encoding putative transporter protein: MEALLKELTAELPDTTQIARIAIRLAAAAILGAVIGIQRESAGKAAGLRTHMLVALGASLFVLISLEFGMSSSDLSRVIQGLATGIGFIGGGAILKLTKEREITGLTTAAGIWLTAAVGVAVGVGRWWLAALSVVLTWIILTAIGKIEFRNEKR, encoded by the coding sequence ATGGAAGCCCTTCTGAAAGAACTAACCGCCGAATTGCCGGACACGACGCAAATAGCTCGCATAGCCATCCGGCTGGCGGCTGCTGCAATATTGGGTGCAGTAATAGGAATCCAGCGTGAGAGTGCGGGCAAGGCGGCAGGATTACGAACGCATATGCTGGTCGCTCTGGGAGCGTCCCTCTTCGTGCTTATTTCCTTAGAGTTCGGGATGTCTTCGAGTGATTTGTCACGCGTAATTCAAGGGCTTGCCACCGGCATCGGTTTTATTGGAGGGGGAGCTATACTCAAGCTGACCAAGGAACGTGAGATTACAGGGTTAACAACAGCGGCTGGTATCTGGTTGACAGCGGCAGTCGGCGTAGCTGTAGGGGTGGGCCGCTGGTGGTTGGCGGCGTTGAGTGTCGTTCTGACATGGATCATTCTCACGGCTATCGGCAAAATTGAATTTCGGAACGAGAAAAGATAA
- a CDS encoding glycoside hydrolase, with amino-acid sequence MAYQPIENYGLIGNLRTAALVGMNGSIDWLCLPRFDSASVFAAILDDQKGGRFRITPKGEGLRHKQHYWPNTNILITRFLHPDGIGEIEDYMPVGGAGGAPDDQLVRRVRVVHGRMPFHLECRPAFDYARARHETLVAWQGARFDGPGLSLGLAASVLLRRDGDGVLSDFILSEGQSATFVLRRLDQGRDAGYCPDTGEAEEWFRETVAYWQRWLSHCTYQGRWREMVQRSALALKLLTYEPTGALIAAPTTSLPENIGGVRNWDYRYTWLRDASFTLYALMRIGFTEEAARFMDWLVARLQEDKSACNGPLQLMYGIDGQAELIEQELPHLEGYRCSRPVRIGNGAYDQLQLDIYGELMDSAYLFNKYGTPAGYDAWKNMRRLVDWVCNNWARTDEGIWEVRGGQRHFVFSRLMCWVALDRGLRLADKRSFPADRARWLRVRDEIYEDVMQKGWDLQRRAFVQAYDSPALDASNLLMPLVFFIAPNDPRMLATVDAIRKPIAQGGLAAGGLVYRYDPREAPDGLPGTEGTFNMCSFWLVEALTRAGRTDSRRLEEARLLFEEMLGYANHLGLYAEQTGPSGEALGNFPQAFTHLALISAAFNLDRTLDGGRTD; translated from the coding sequence ATGGCATATCAACCGATTGAAAATTATGGGTTGATCGGCAACCTGAGAACTGCAGCGCTGGTGGGAATGAATGGATCCATCGACTGGCTATGCCTGCCCCGCTTCGACTCGGCCAGCGTCTTCGCCGCTATCCTGGATGATCAGAAGGGAGGCCGGTTCCGCATCACCCCGAAGGGAGAAGGTCTACGGCACAAACAACACTACTGGCCGAACACCAACATTCTCATTACGCGGTTTCTGCACCCCGACGGGATTGGCGAGATCGAGGACTACATGCCCGTAGGCGGGGCCGGTGGCGCCCCGGATGACCAACTCGTCCGACGGGTCCGGGTGGTGCATGGCCGCATGCCGTTCCATCTGGAGTGCCGGCCTGCCTTTGACTATGCCCGTGCCCGGCACGAGACATTAGTCGCCTGGCAAGGCGCCCGCTTTGACGGACCAGGACTGAGCCTCGGACTAGCAGCCTCAGTCCTGCTGCGGCGTGACGGAGACGGCGTGCTTTCCGATTTTATCCTGAGCGAAGGACAGAGCGCAACCTTTGTTCTACGCCGGCTCGACCAGGGTCGCGATGCTGGCTACTGCCCCGATACCGGAGAGGCAGAGGAGTGGTTCCGGGAAACTGTAGCATACTGGCAACGATGGCTGTCGCACTGCACTTATCAGGGCCGCTGGCGTGAAATGGTGCAGCGCTCGGCGCTGGCACTCAAGTTGTTGACATACGAGCCAACAGGGGCCCTCATAGCTGCCCCAACCACGAGCCTTCCCGAAAACATTGGCGGGGTGAGGAATTGGGACTACCGCTATACCTGGCTTCGGGACGCATCCTTCACCCTCTATGCGTTGATGCGGATTGGCTTTACCGAAGAAGCTGCCCGGTTTATGGACTGGCTGGTGGCGCGCTTACAGGAAGACAAATCCGCCTGTAATGGCCCTCTCCAACTCATGTATGGCATCGATGGCCAGGCCGAGTTGATCGAACAGGAACTTCCACACCTGGAGGGCTACCGATGTTCTCGGCCTGTGCGGATCGGCAACGGCGCTTACGATCAACTCCAGCTCGATATTTACGGTGAACTGATGGACTCTGCCTACTTGTTTAATAAATATGGCACGCCCGCTGGCTATGATGCATGGAAGAATATGCGCCGGCTGGTAGACTGGGTCTGTAACAACTGGGCGCGTACGGATGAGGGGATTTGGGAAGTGCGCGGCGGACAGAGGCACTTCGTTTTCTCACGACTTATGTGCTGGGTAGCCCTGGACCGCGGTCTGCGTCTGGCCGATAAACGGTCGTTCCCGGCAGACCGGGCACGGTGGCTGCGTGTACGGGACGAGATATACGAGGATGTAATGCAAAAAGGATGGGACCTACAACGCCGGGCCTTCGTCCAGGCATACGACTCTCCCGCCCTGGACGCCTCGAATCTGCTGATGCCACTGGTATTCTTCATTGCCCCCAACGACCCGCGGATGCTTGCGACCGTGGACGCAATCCGCAAACCGATAGCGCAAGGTGGACTGGCTGCCGGCGGACTAGTTTACCGATACGACCCACGTGAGGCTCCAGATGGGCTGCCGGGAACCGAAGGGACATTTAACATGTGCAGCTTTTGGCTCGTTGAGGCGCTGACCCGCGCCGGGCGCACCGACTCAAGACGGCTGGAGGAGGCACGACTCTTGTTCGAAGAGATGCTCGGCTACGCCAATCACCTGGGACTCTATGCGGAGCAAACAGGCCCTAGCGGTGAAGCGTTGGGAAACTTTCCGCAAGCGTTCACCCACCTGGCCCTTATCAGCGCCGCATTCAACCTCGACCGGACGCTGGACGGAGGACGTACCGATTGA
- a CDS encoding citrate transporter protein — MFFWIATGIFIVSYGFIISEKLDKTKVALVGAGLMMALRIITQREAFYEEKYAIDYNVVFLLISMMIIVNILSKTGVFQFLAIKSAKLAKGRPLWILILFTSITALFSTFLNNLTTVLILVPVSLFIADELELDPFPFLLSEIMASSLGGTATLIGGPPNILIASKIQLTFMDFIYNLTPAILFVFFFFLLTLKLLFGKRLQVKEEARQKILAINEYKMIKDRSLLIKSLCILGLVIPGFIFHDKLHLEPATIAILGAAFLLIISKEKPHNILRELEWSTLLYFIGLFIVVGGVIKVGLISKLSDGMVSFIKPDAESMFPVAMVILWFSALASTIVENTILIASIIPLVTDMAHSIVPKELDFTSVVQHPTLMPIWWSLALGTCLGGNATPIGASANIVTLSLAERAGYPISFKRYLIYAIPLTIEMIVLSNVYIWLRYYIIKL, encoded by the coding sequence ATGTTTTTTTGGATTGCTACCGGTATTTTTATCGTATCTTACGGATTCATTATCTCTGAAAAGCTCGATAAAACAAAGGTTGCATTAGTTGGAGCTGGTCTGATGATGGCGCTCAGAATAATTACACAACGTGAGGCCTTCTATGAAGAAAAATACGCTATTGATTATAACGTTGTATTTCTCCTTATCAGCATGATGATTATTGTTAATATCCTGAGTAAAACAGGTGTATTTCAATTTCTGGCAATAAAATCTGCAAAACTTGCCAAAGGAAGGCCCTTATGGATTCTTATCCTTTTCACCAGTATTACGGCGCTTTTTTCTACTTTTCTTAATAATCTAACCACTGTTCTGATTCTTGTCCCCGTTTCCTTATTTATTGCAGATGAGCTGGAATTGGATCCTTTCCCGTTTCTCTTATCAGAGATTATGGCCTCTAGTCTTGGTGGTACAGCCACACTTATTGGTGGCCCACCCAATATTCTGATAGCCAGCAAAATACAATTAACCTTTATGGACTTTATCTATAATTTAACACCTGCAATTCTCTTTGTGTTTTTCTTCTTTTTGCTGACTTTAAAACTCCTCTTTGGCAAGAGACTTCAGGTCAAAGAAGAGGCAAGACAAAAGATATTAGCTATAAATGAATATAAGATGATTAAAGATCGCAGCTTGTTAATAAAGTCTCTCTGTATATTAGGGTTGGTCATTCCGGGGTTTATTTTTCATGATAAACTTCATCTTGAACCTGCAACCATTGCTATTTTAGGAGCCGCCTTTTTGCTTATTATATCAAAGGAAAAACCACATAATATCTTAAGAGAATTAGAATGGTCAACCCTTTTATACTTTATCGGTCTTTTTATTGTTGTGGGTGGTGTTATTAAAGTTGGACTGATTTCTAAGCTTTCAGATGGTATGGTCTCATTCATAAAACCAGATGCAGAAAGCATGTTTCCTGTTGCAATGGTAATCTTATGGTTTTCTGCTCTTGCCTCAACCATTGTTGAAAATACCATTTTAATCGCCAGCATAATTCCCCTTGTTACTGATATGGCACATTCAATAGTACCGAAAGAGTTAGATTTTACATCCGTCGTCCAACATCCGACACTGATGCCCATATGGTGGTCTTTAGCGCTTGGAACTTGCCTTGGAGGGAATGCAACGCCTATCGGCGCTTCTGCGAATATTGTTACCCTGAGTCTTGCAGAAAGGGCAGGCTATCCTATATCATTCAAAAGATACCTTATCTATGCAATACCCCTGACGATTGAAATGATTGTTTTGTCAAATGTTTATATTTGGTTACGATATTATATCATAAAACTTTAA
- a CDS encoding transcription elongation factor → MKQREIFITKFDKDRLDELIEVAETFGGHSRQDLQDLQKELERARVISSKEVPSNVVTMNSRVLLHDTDTSEEMTYTLVFPKDADIESGSISVLAPIGTAILGYKEGDSIEWKVPSGRRSISIKKILYQPEAAGDFHL, encoded by the coding sequence ATGAAACAAAGAGAGATCTTTATTACAAAATTCGACAAGGACCGACTTGACGAACTCATCGAGGTTGCTGAAACCTTCGGGGGTCACAGCAGACAGGATTTACAGGATTTGCAGAAAGAGCTGGAACGCGCCAGGGTTATATCTTCCAAAGAGGTGCCATCCAACGTAGTTACCATGAATTCAAGGGTTCTCCTTCACGACACCGATACATCCGAAGAAATGACTTATACTCTGGTCTTTCCAAAAGATGCGGATATTGAATCCGGATCAATCTCGGTCCTTGCCCCCATTGGAACGGCAATCCTGGGCTACAAAGAAGGAGATAGTATCGAATGGAAGGTTCCGTCCGGGCGGAGAAGCATTTCCATAAAGAAAATACTTTACCAGCCAGAAGCAGCAGGAGATTTCCACTTGTAG
- a CDS encoding aminotransferase — MSISNKVKEGIAASSWVVKIFEGHSQGISEEKEVYDFRLGNPKIEPPAEFVEELKKIANNPFPGMHGYSALAGHLQTRDAIAKTLSKERGLPFTAHHVIMTSGGAGALNIILKAILNHEDEVIVLTPLYLEYPYYIDNHGGVCCGVETNADFTLNIDSIAAKITPRTKAIIINSPNNPTGMIYSEESLRSVARILGEKSREYGKDIFLIYDAAYQDIVYDGNELPDIFNIYPNTIFAASYSKPLSIPGERIGYVAVHPEIKNSRELIEALTFANRVLGYLSAPVLMQHVVANLQGVHVDRAEYQERRDMFCNALQDFGYSFIRPMGAYYIFPKTPGDDLIFAQELAKEGILVLPGKSFGRSGYIRIAFCVKKETIKKSLLGFKRIIDRYAVR; from the coding sequence ATGTCAATATCTAACAAAGTAAAGGAAGGAATTGCCGCTTCATCCTGGGTTGTGAAAATATTTGAGGGTCATTCCCAGGGTATTTCAGAAGAGAAAGAAGTTTATGATTTTCGGCTGGGAAACCCGAAGATTGAACCTCCGGCAGAGTTTGTTGAGGAATTGAAGAAGATTGCAAATAATCCCTTTCCAGGGATGCATGGTTACTCAGCTCTGGCAGGACATCTTCAAACACGGGATGCAATAGCAAAGACGCTGTCAAAAGAAAGAGGACTGCCTTTCACCGCGCACCATGTGATTATGACCTCTGGCGGCGCCGGTGCATTAAATATTATCCTGAAGGCAATTCTGAACCATGAGGATGAAGTTATTGTTCTGACACCTCTTTATTTGGAATATCCCTATTATATAGATAATCACGGCGGGGTTTGTTGTGGAGTTGAAACAAATGCAGACTTCACATTAAACATTGATAGCATAGCTGCAAAGATAACTCCCCGTACTAAGGCAATTATCATAAACTCTCCAAACAATCCGACCGGGATGATTTACTCTGAAGAGAGTTTGAGATCTGTCGCAAGGATTCTGGGCGAGAAAAGTCGAGAATATGGAAAAGATATCTTTTTGATTTATGATGCTGCGTATCAGGACATCGTTTACGATGGGAATGAGCTTCCTGACATCTTTAATATCTACCCGAATACCATCTTTGCGGCTTCGTATTCCAAACCGCTTTCGATTCCAGGGGAAAGGATAGGCTATGTGGCAGTTCATCCTGAGATAAAAAATTCCAGAGAACTTATCGAGGCACTGACATTTGCGAATCGGGTTCTTGGATACCTGAGCGCCCCTGTCCTTATGCAGCACGTCGTTGCAAATCTTCAGGGTGTTCATGTTGACAGGGCGGAATATCAGGAAAGAAGGGATATGTTCTGTAACGCCCTGCAGGATTTTGGTTATTCATTTATACGGCCCATGGGGGCTTATTATATCTTCCCAAAAACTCCCGGAGACGATCTCATATTTGCTCAAGAACTGGCTAAAGAAGGGATACTGGTGCTTCCCGGGAAAAGCTTTGGAAGAAGCGGATACATCAGAATAGCTTTTTGTGTAAAAAAAGAAACCATAAAAAAATCGCTCTTGGGGTTTAAAAGGATAATAGACCGTTATGCTGTAAGATAA
- a CDS encoding amino acid carrier protein, which translates to MEKLIELIHGINTFVWGLPMVVAIVGIGLFLTVLSRFIQIRKFMRMWRETFIRTFRKESSGEGDISPFQALNVALGGTVGVGNIAGVATAIAAGGPGAIFWMWISGIVGMGTKFFEVALGIHYRTREPGGPMVGGPMMYISRGMGSRWRWLAFAFALFGALAAFGIGNMVQANSVAEGLQYFNIPSWITGIGLLIFVGLVTIGGIKRIAHVAMFCVPVMCVLYMLGAAAIIIWKINYIPSVLTMIIHDAFHPRAAIGGFAGATIMQAIRYGISRGTFSNEAGLGSAPIAHATAKTDHPVRQAFWGMMEVFVDTVIMCSATALVIILTGAWSSGETGASLTIHGFSSLFGLKFGSALVAFCMVLTAYDTNIAWCFYGETCAAYLLGHGRIVRYAYRFLWLPFVLIGALLKLDAVWGIADILNGLMAVPNLIALIVLAPLVVKLIHNFENSLPVSRTFPLQKTPGRD; encoded by the coding sequence ATGGAAAAATTAATAGAATTAATTCATGGAATAAATACTTTCGTCTGGGGTCTTCCGATGGTAGTTGCCATTGTTGGAATAGGACTCTTTTTAACCGTTTTGAGCCGTTTTATTCAGATACGAAAATTTATGCGGATGTGGCGTGAAACGTTTATAAGGACGTTCCGCAAGGAATCGTCAGGCGAAGGTGATATTAGCCCGTTTCAGGCATTAAACGTTGCACTGGGAGGAACGGTAGGGGTTGGAAACATTGCAGGAGTGGCCACAGCAATTGCAGCAGGCGGACCGGGCGCAATCTTCTGGATGTGGATCTCCGGAATTGTAGGAATGGGAACCAAATTCTTTGAAGTAGCCCTCGGTATTCATTACAGAACAAGGGAACCGGGCGGGCCAATGGTCGGCGGTCCTATGATGTACATCAGCCGGGGTATGGGCTCCCGATGGAGATGGCTCGCTTTTGCTTTTGCATTATTTGGCGCACTGGCAGCTTTTGGGATAGGGAATATGGTCCAGGCAAATTCTGTAGCAGAAGGATTACAATACTTCAATATCCCTTCCTGGATAACCGGCATTGGATTACTGATTTTCGTAGGGTTGGTAACTATTGGAGGTATAAAGAGAATTGCACACGTGGCAATGTTCTGTGTGCCGGTTATGTGTGTTCTGTATATGCTCGGCGCCGCCGCAATTATTATCTGGAAAATAAACTATATCCCTTCAGTGCTGACTATGATTATCCACGATGCATTTCATCCGAGAGCTGCAATCGGAGGTTTTGCCGGTGCAACGATCATGCAGGCGATTCGCTATGGAATATCACGGGGAACTTTTAGTAATGAAGCAGGGCTTGGCAGCGCCCCGATTGCACACGCAACCGCCAAAACCGATCATCCGGTTCGTCAGGCATTCTGGGGCATGATGGAGGTGTTTGTCGATACCGTTATTATGTGCTCAGCAACGGCGCTGGTAATTATTCTCACGGGCGCATGGTCGTCCGGTGAAACCGGAGCATCGCTTACGATTCATGGTTTTTCATCACTCTTCGGGCTAAAATTTGGATCTGCTCTGGTTGCGTTTTGTATGGTGCTTACGGCCTATGATACAAACATTGCCTGGTGTTTCTATGGGGAGACTTGTGCTGCTTATCTCTTAGGACATGGACGTATTGTCAGATACGCATACCGGTTCTTATGGCTGCCGTTTGTATTGATTGGGGCATTGTTGAAGCTCGATGCAGTATGGGGTATAGCCGACATCCTGAACGGATTGATGGCAGTACCAAATCTTATTGCACTGATTGTCCTTGCACCGTTAGTGGTAAAACTTATCCATAATTTCGAAAATAGCCTTCCCGTTAGCAGAACCTTTCCATTACAGAAGACTCCCGGCAGGGATTAA
- a CDS encoding putative transposase: protein MSFLWQEGYDIWIKNSLNTLPNTTWQHITFTMPEELWIFFWLNRSLLNRIPLIAATLIKDWAQTKGFLPGIFLAIHTFGRDLKKNIHIHLSTTAGGLSPCHTRWIGKAYFYHESLKNTWRYKIITLLRNEFKQGLLKLPSHLKHLTSSTLFNSWTSQFFEKTWVIHLKGQSNSMKAHVDYPGKYLKRPPIGETRIKDYDGTSVTYEYLDHSTKTQEIMTLPVLEFIARLICHIPDKHFRNIRYYGFLSHKLRGKLLPLVYNLLKMNRVITGKVSLSWRDMIRTTYRYDPLLCPRCKTRMVLQSAVFASDSLITQHKEIAHGYFPLLL, encoded by the coding sequence TTGTCCTTCCTGTGGCAAGAAGGCTATGACATCTGGATTAAAAACAGCCTCAATACCCTTCCCAATACCACCTGGCAACACATTACCTTTACCATGCCTGAAGAACTCTGGATCTTCTTCTGGCTGAACCGTTCTCTCTTGAACCGTATTCCCCTCATTGCTGCCACTCTTATCAAAGATTGGGCTCAGACTAAGGGCTTTCTTCCCGGTATCTTTCTTGCCATCCATACCTTTGGCAGAGATCTCAAAAAGAATATCCATATCCATCTCTCTACTACAGCAGGAGGACTTTCCCCTTGCCACACCCGATGGATCGGCAAAGCCTACTTCTATCATGAATCCCTCAAAAACACCTGGCGATACAAAATCATTACCCTCTTACGGAATGAATTTAAACAAGGGCTTCTCAAGCTCCCTTCTCATCTCAAGCATTTAACCTCATCTACCCTCTTTAACTCCTGGACTTCTCAGTTCTTTGAGAAAACATGGGTCATCCATCTCAAAGGGCAGTCAAACAGTATGAAGGCTCATGTTGACTATCCTGGCAAATATCTCAAGCGTCCCCCTATCGGTGAAACTCGCATCAAAGACTATGATGGCACATCAGTTACTTACGAGTACCTTGACCATTCCACCAAAACACAAGAGATTATGACTCTGCCGGTACTTGAATTTATTGCCCGGCTTATCTGTCATATCCCCGATAAACACTTTCGAAACATTCGTTACTACGGATTCTTATCCCATAAACTTCGGGGAAAACTCTTACCCCTTGTCTATAACCTCCTGAAGATGAACCGGGTTATCACCGGCAAGGTTTCTCTCTCCTGGAGGGATATGATCCGGACTACTTACCGGTATGACCCTCTCTTGTGCCCCCGGTGTAAGACCCGTATGGTTTTACAATCCGCCGTATTTGCTTCTGACTCTCTTATCACTCAACACAAGGAGATTGCTCATGGGTATTTTCCCCTTCTTCTCTAA
- a CDS encoding putative peptidase translates to MAKQKTGMDGLTQQDPMKKPFTPETLDSTVIAIPLLKMLKEEMLREEMLKEKQKKLKEGPAHKPKVFPVIIDLNLEHPTGRDGARDWVMKTTKEIISEIGNDKDPGHQGINEVKSKRSQQYLFASLEGDVIRELVKRDSRARVKERAIYHIWPDFPVKSLINKSISTVKADAAQTSFSAYGEGIVWAVLDSGIDATHPHFTLHDNLNLKDPLIHTDFTKLGSANPEDAKQDAFGHGTHVAGIIAGEMRVKNKGGKEGEAEKIRAYTRLRNEDGEISYNELTLDAISGMSPKCKLLSLKVLDEKGDGLASNLIAAIEMIQEINGYGRRLLIHGVNMSVGYDFEPEWFACGQSPLCVEVDRLVRSGVVVVVAAGNTGYGVAQSQFRGVISAGMDLTINDPGNAELAITVGSTHKDMPHVYGVSYFSSKGPTGDGRIKPDLVAPGEKILSCAAGKRRAEMREKIGDCDYLEESGTSMAAPHVSGVIAAFLSIRREFIGQPEKVKEIFLSTATDLKRERYFQGYGLVDLMRAIQSV, encoded by the coding sequence ATGGCTAAACAGAAAACCGGTATGGATGGATTGACGCAACAAGATCCTATGAAAAAACCATTTACACCGGAAACTTTGGATTCAACGGTAATCGCAATACCGCTTCTCAAAATGCTCAAAGAGGAGATGCTTAGAGAGGAAATGCTCAAAGAGAAGCAGAAGAAACTTAAAGAAGGTCCGGCGCATAAACCTAAAGTCTTCCCGGTGATCATTGATTTAAACTTAGAGCATCCTACTGGGCGTGATGGGGCGAGAGATTGGGTTATGAAAACAACGAAAGAGATAATCAGTGAAATAGGAAACGATAAAGATCCCGGACATCAGGGAATCAACGAGGTGAAAAGTAAACGCAGCCAGCAATACCTGTTTGCAAGCCTTGAAGGCGATGTGATACGTGAGTTGGTAAAGCGGGATAGCAGAGCAAGAGTAAAGGAACGGGCGATTTATCATATCTGGCCTGATTTTCCCGTTAAATCTCTCATCAATAAATCAATCAGTACCGTGAAGGCCGACGCTGCACAAACTTCATTTTCTGCCTATGGCGAGGGTATTGTGTGGGCAGTGCTTGATTCAGGAATAGATGCGACTCATCCGCATTTTACCTTGCATGATAATCTCAATCTTAAGGATCCGCTCATCCATACAGATTTCACCAAATTAGGTTCTGCAAACCCGGAAGATGCGAAGCAAGATGCTTTCGGTCATGGTACACATGTGGCAGGTATCATCGCGGGTGAAATGAGAGTTAAGAATAAAGGTGGGAAGGAAGGGGAAGCGGAGAAAATCCGGGCGTATACCCGATTGCGCAATGAAGATGGAGAGATATCCTACAACGAACTTACCCTCGATGCTATTTCGGGAATGTCGCCTAAATGTAAGCTTTTGAGCCTCAAGGTGCTTGACGAAAAAGGAGATGGTCTGGCAAGCAATCTTATAGCGGCAATTGAAATGATACAGGAGATTAACGGATATGGTCGCCGCCTGCTGATTCATGGAGTAAATATGAGCGTTGGTTATGACTTTGAGCCTGAATGGTTTGCCTGTGGACAGAGCCCTCTCTGTGTGGAAGTAGACAGACTCGTTCGTTCGGGCGTTGTCGTTGTCGTTGCAGCAGGCAATACCGGTTATGGAGTTGCACAAAGCCAGTTTCGGGGAGTTATCTCAGCCGGTATGGACTTGACTATCAATGATCCGGGTAATGCTGAGCTTGCGATTACCGTTGGTTCGACGCATAAAGATATGCCGCATGTCTACGGTGTTTCTTATTTCTCATCGAAAGGCCCAACTGGCGACGGACGGATCAAGCCTGATCTTGTAGCTCCCGGTGAAAAAATTTTATCCTGTGCGGCGGGTAAGCGGCGCGCAGAAATGAGAGAAAAGATTGGTGATTGCGATTATCTGGAGGAGAGCGGCACAAGTATGGCTGCGCCGCATGTCTCGGGTGTGATTGCCGCATTCCTTTCAATAAGGCGCGAATTCATTGGGCAACCAGAAAAGGTTAAAGAGATATTCCTGTCCACCGCTACTGACCTGAAGCGTGAGCGATATTTTCAGGGATACGGCCTTGTAGATTTAATGAGGGCTATTCAATCTGTATAA